One window of the Salminus brasiliensis chromosome 1, fSalBra1.hap2, whole genome shotgun sequence genome contains the following:
- the LOC140549180 gene encoding myosin heavy chain, fast skeletal muscle-like — protein sequence MSTDAEMAVYGKAAIYLRKPEKERIEAQSKPFDAKSACYVADTKELYLKATIKSRDGGKVTVELLDTKEERTVKEDDVSPMNPPKFDKIEDMAMMTHLNEASVLYNLKERYAAWMIYTYSGLFCATVNPYKWLPVYDAEVVAAYRGKKRMEAPPHIFSVSDNAYQFMLTDRENQSVLITGESGAGKTVNTKRVIQYFATVAVQGDKKKEQASGKMQGSLEDQIIAANPLLEAYGNAKTVRNDNSSRFGKFIRIHFGTSGKLASADIETYLLEKSRVTFQLPDERGYHIFYQMMTNHKPELIEMTLITTNPYDFPMCSQGQITVASIDDKEELVATDTAIDILGFSAEEKMGIYKFTGAVLHHGNMKFKQKQREEQAEPDGTEEADKIAYLLGLNSAEMLKALCYPRVKVGNEFVTKGQTVPQVYNAVSALSKSIYERMFLWMVIRINQMLDTKQARNFFIGVLDIAGFEIFDFNSMEQLCINFTNEKLQQFFNHHMFVLEQEEYKKEGIVWEFIDFGMDLAACIELIEKPMGIFSILEEECMFPKATDTSFKNKLYDQHLGKCNAFQKPKPAKGKAEAHFSLVHYAGTVDYNIAGWLDKNKDPLNESVVQLYQKSSVKLLATLYPPVVEETGGGKKGGKKKGGSMQTVSSQFRENLGKLMTNLRSTHPHFVRCLIPNESKTPGLMENFLVIHQLRCNGVLEGIRICRKGFPSRILYGDFKQRYKVLNASVIPEGQFIDNKKASEKLLGSIDVDHDQYRFGHTKVFFKAGLLGTLEEMRDEKLASLVTMTQALCRGYLMRREFVKMMERRESIYTLQYNIRSFMNVKHWPWMKVYYKIKPLLKSAETEKELANMKEDFIKCKEDLAKAEAKKKELEEKMVSLLQEKNDLQLQVASESENLSDAEERCEGLIKSKIQLEAKLKETTERLEDEEEINAELTAKKRKLEDECSELKKDIDDLELTLAKVEKEKHATENKVKNLTEEMTAQDESIGKLTKEKKALQEAHQQTLDDLQAEEDKVNTLTKSKTKLEQQVDDLEGSLEQEKKLRMDLERAKRKLEGDLKLSQESIMDLENDKQQSDEKLKKKDFEISQLLSKIEDEQSLGAQLQKKIKELQARIEELEEEIEAERAARAKVEKQRADLSRELEEISERLEEAGGATAAQIEMNKKREAEFQKLRRDLEESTLQHEATAAALRKKQADSVAELGEQIDNLQRVKQKLEKEKSEYKMEIDDLSSNMEAVAKAKANLEKMCRTLEDQLSEIKTKNDENLRQINDLSAQKARLQTENGEFGRQLEEKESLVSQLTRGKQAFTQQIDELKRQIEEEVKAKNALAHGLQSARHDCDLLREQFEEEQEAKAELQRSMSKANSEVAQWRSKYETDAIQRTEELEESKKKLAQRLQEAEEQIEAVNSKCASLEKTKQRLQGEVEDLMIDVERANALAANLDKKQRNFDKVLAEWKQKYEEGQAELEGAQKEARALSTELFKMKNSYEEALDQLETLKRENKNLQQEISDLTEQIGETGKSIHELEKAKKTVETEKAEIQTALEEAEGTLEHEESKILRVQLELNQVKGEIDRKLAEKDEEIEQIKRNSQRVIESMQSTLDSEVRSRNDALRIKKKMEGDLNEMEIQLSHANRQASEAQKQLRNVQGQLKDAQLHLDDALRGQEDMKEQVAMVERRNTLMLAEIEELRAALEQTERGRKVAEQELVDASERVGLLHSQNTSLLNTKKKLETDLVQIQSEVDDTVQEARNAEDKAKKAITDAAMMAEELKKEQDTSAHLERMKKNLEVTVKDLQHRLDEAENLAMKGGKKQLQKLESRVRELESEVEAEQRRGVDAVKGVRKYERRVKELTYQTEEDKKNLTRLQDLVDKLQLKVKAYKRQAEEAEEQANGHLSKLRKVQHDLEEAEERADIAESQVNKLRAKSRDSGKVR from the exons ATGAGTACGGACGCGGAGATGGCCGTTTATGGCAAAGCTGCCATCTACCTCCGAAAGCCTGAGAAGGAGAGAATTGAGGCTCAAAGCAAGCCCTTCGATGCAAAGAGTGCTTGCTATGTAGCTGATACAAAAGAGCTGTACCTGAAGGCTACAATCAAGAGCAGAGATGGTGGCAAAGTCACTGTTGAACTGCTCGACACCAAGGAG GAGAGAACAGTTAAGGAGGATGATGTCAGCCCCATGAATCCTCCCAAATTCGACAAGATTGAGGACATGGCCATGATGACCCATCTCAACGAAGCCTCTGTGCTCTATAACCTCAAAGAGCGTTATGCAGCATGGATGATCTAC ACCTACTCTGGATTGTTCTGCGCTACTGTGAACCCCTACAAGTGGCTCCCAGTGTATGATGCAGAAGTGGTGGCTGCCTACAGAGGCAAAAAGcgcatggaggccccaccccacatcttctctgtctctgacaATGCCTATCAGTTCATGCTCACTG ACAGGGAGAACCAGTCTGTCCTGATTAC CGGAGAATCTGGTGCTGGAAAGACTGTGAACACCAAGCGTGTCATCCAGTACTTTGCCACAGTTGCAGTACAAGGTGACAAGAAGAAGGAGCAAGCTTCCGGCAAAATGCAG GGATCTCTTGAGGATCAGATCATTGCTGCTAACCCTCTGCTTGAGGCCTATGGTAATGCCAAGACTGTGAGAAATGACAACTCCTCTCGTTTT GGTAAATTCATCAGAATCCACTTTGGCACAAGTGGCAAACTGGCCAGTGCTGATATTGAGACCT ATCTGCTGGAGAAGTCTAGAGTAACATTCCAGCTTCCAGATGAGAGAGGCTACCACATCTTCTACCAGATGATGACCAACCATAAGCCTGAGTTGATTG AAATGACACTCATCACCACCAACCCCTATGACTTCCCCATGTGCAGTCAGGGTCAGATCACAGTGGCAAGCATTGATGACAAGGAAGAGCTGGTTGCCACAGAT ACTGCTATTGACATTCTGGGCTTCAGTGCTGAGGAGAAGATGGGCATCTACAAATTTACTGGAGCTGTCCTCCATCATGGTAACATGAAGTTCAAGCAAAAGCAGCGTGAGGAGCAGGCTGAGCCTGACGGCACAGAGG AGGCTGACAAAATTGCCTATCTTCTGGGCTTGAACTCAGCTGAAATGCTGAAGGCTTTGTGCTACCCAAGAGTGAAGGTCGGAAATGAGTTTGTCACAAAGGGGCAGACCGTGCCACAg GTGTACAATGCTGTCAGCGCCTTGTCCAAATCCATCTATGAGAGGATGTTCTTGTGGATGGTCATTCGTATCAACCAGATGTTGGACACAAAACAAGCCAGAAATTTCTTCATTGGTGTGCTGGACATTGCTGGATTTGAAATCTTTGAT tTCAACAGCATGGAGCAGCTGTGTATCAACTTCACCAATGAGAAGCTGCAGCAGTTCTTCAACCACCACATGTTCGTCCTGGAGCAAGAAGAGTACAAAAAGGAGGGCATTGTCTGGGAGTTCATTGACTTCGGCATGGACTTGGCTGCTTGCATTGAGCTCATTGAGAAA CCCATGGGCATCTTCTCCATCCTTGAAGAGGAGTGCATGTTCCCCAAGGCTACAGACACCAGCTTCAAGAACAAGCTGTATGATCAGCATCTTGGAAAGTGCAATGCTTTCCAGAAGCCCAAGCCTGCCAAAGGCAAGGCTGAAGCCCACTTCTCCCTGGTTCACTATGCTGGTACTGTGGACTATAacattgctggctggctggataAGAACAAGGACCCACTGAACGAGTCTGTTGTGCAGCTGTACCAGAAGTCCTCAGTGAAACTGCTGGCTACCCTCTACCCACCCGTTGTTGAAG AGACTGGTGGCGGCAAGAAGGGAGGCAAGAAGAAGGGTGGTTCCATGCAGACTGTGTCATCACAGTTTAGg GAGAACTTGGGCAAGCTGATGACCAACTTGAGGAGCACACATCCTCACTTTGTGCGTTGCCTGATTCCCAATGAGTCTAAGACTCCAG GTCTCATGGAGAACTTCCTGGTTATCCACCAGCTGAGATGTAACGGTGTGCTGGAAGGTATCAGAATCTGCAGAAAGGGATTCCCCAGCAGAATCCTTTACGGTGACTTCAAACAAAG ATACAAAGTGCTGAATGCCAGTGTCATCCCCGAAGGCCAGTTTATTGACAACAAGAAGGCCAGTGAGAAGCTTCTAGGGTCCATTGATGTTGACCATGACCAGTACAGATTTGGACACACTAAG GTGTTCTTCAAAGCTGGTCTGCTTGGTACTCTTGAAGAGATGCGAGATGAGAAACTGGCTAGTCTGGTCACAATGACTCAGGCTCTTTGCCGTGGATACCTCATGAGAAGGGAGTTTGTCAAGATGATGGAGAGgag GGAATCCATTTATACCCTCCAGTACAACATCCGCTCATTCATGAATGTCAAACACTGGCCATGGATGAAGGTGTACTACAAGATCAAGCCTCTGCTGAAGAGTGCTGAGACCGAGAAGGAACTGGCTAACATGAAAGAGGACTTTATCAAATGCAAAGAAGATCTGGCCAAAGCTGAGGCCAAAAAGAAGGAGCTTGAGGAGAAAATGGTGTCACTGCTGCAAGAGAAGAATGATCTGCAGCTTCAAGTGGCATCT GAATCTGAGAATCTTTCAGATGCTGAGGAGAGATGTGAGGGTTTGATTAAGAGCAAAATCCAGCTTGAGGCTAAACTCAAAGAGACCACTGAGAGACTGGAGGATGAAGAAGAAATCAACGCTGAGCTGACTGCTAAGAAGAGGAAACTGGAGGATGAGTGCTCAGAGCTGAAGAAGGACATTGATGACTTGGAGCTTACCTTGGCTAAAGTGGAGAAGGAGAAACATGCCACTGAAAACAAG GTCAAGAATCTCACTGAGGAGATGACAGCTCAAGATGAGAGCATTGGTAAACTCACAAAGGAGAAGAAAGCCCTCCAAGAGGCACACCAGCAAACTCTTGATGATCTTCAGGCAGAGGAGGACAAAGTCAACACTCTGACCAAGTCCAAGACTAAGCTTGAGCAACAAGTGGATGAT CTGGAGGGTTCTCTGGAGCAAGAGAAGAAGCTCCGTATGGACCTGGAGAGAGCCAAGAGAAAGCTTGAGGGTGACCTGAAGCTGTCTCAGGAATCCATCATGGACTTGGAAAATGACAAGCAGCAGTCTGATGAGAAGCTGAAGAA GAAAGACTTTGAAATAAGCCAGCTTCTTAGCAAGATTGAAGATGAGCAGTCTCTGGGTGCTCAGCTTCAGAAGAAGATCAAGGAACTTCAG GCTCGTAttgaggagctggaggaagagaTTGAGGCTGAGCGTGCTGCTCGTGCCAAGGTTGAGAAGCAGAGAGCTGATCTGTCCAGGGAACTTGAGGAGATCAGTGAGAGGCTTGAGGAGGCTGGAGGAGCAACTGCTGCTCAGATTGAGATGAACAAGAAGCGCGAAGCTGAGTTCCAGAAGCTGCGTCGTGATCTGGAAGAGTCCACTCTGCAGCATGAGGCAACTGCCGCTGCCCTCCGCAAGAAGCAGGCCGACAGCGTGGCTGAGCTTGGAGAACAAATCGACAACCTCCAGCGTGTCAAGCAGAAGCttgagaaagaaaagagtgaATACAAAATGGAGATTGATGATCTCTCCAGCAACATGGAGGCTGTTGCTAAGGCCAAG GCAAACCTTGAGAAGATGTGCAGAACCCTTGAGGATCAACTGAGTGAAATCAAGACCAAAAATGATGAGAATTTGCGCCAAATCAATGACCTCAGTGCTCAGAAGGCTAGGCTCCAGACTGAGAATG GTGAGTTTGGACGCcagctggaggagaaagagTCTCTGGTGTCTCAGCTGACCAGAGGCAAACAGGCTTTCACTCAGCAAATCGATGAGCTTAAGAGACAGATTGAGGAGGAGGTTAAG GCTAAGAATGCCCTGGCCCACGGACTGCAGTCTGCTCGTCATGACTGTGACCTTCTCAGGGAGCAGTTTGAGGAGGAGCAGGAAGCAAAGGCTGAGCTTCAACGTTCAATGTCCAAGGCCAACAGTGAGGTTGCCCAGTGGAGGTCTAAATATGAAACTGATGCCATCCAGCGCACTGAGGAGCTTGAAGAGTCCAA GAAGAAGCTTGCACAGCGTCTGCAGGAGGCTGAGGAACAAATTGAGGCTGTGAACTCCAAGTGTGCCTCTCTAGAGAAGACCAAGCAGAGACTCCAGGGTGAGGTGGAGGACCTCATGATTGATGTTGAGAGAGCCAATGCCTTGGCTGCCAACCTTGACAAGAAGCAGAGGAACTTTGACAAG GTGTTGGCAGAATGGAAGCAGAAGTATGAGGAGGGTCAGGCAGAGCTGGAGGGAGCCCAGAAGGAGGCTCGTGCTCTCAGCACTGAGCTCTTCAAGATGAAGAACTCTTATGAGGAAGCTCTTGACCAACTGGAGACCCtcaagagagagaacaaaaatcTGCAAC AGGAGATCTCAGACCTGACTGAACAGATTGGTGAGACTGGAAAGAGCATTCATGAGCTGGAGAAGGCCAAGAAGACAGTAGAGACTGAGAAGGCAGAAATTCAGACTGCCCTGGAAGAGGCTGAG GGCACTCTGGAGCATGAGGAGTCCAAGATTCTTCGTGTCCAGCTTGAGCTCAACCAGGTCAAGGGTGAGATTGACAGGAAGCTTGCAGAGAAGGATGAGGAGATTGAGCAGATCAAGAGGAACAGCCAGAGAGTGATTGAATCCATGcagagcactctggactctgaggtCAGGAGCAGGAATGATGCTTTGAGAATCAAGAAGAAGATGGAAGGAGATCTCAATGAGATGGAAATTCAGCTGAGCCACGCTAATCGCCAAGCTTCCGAAGCCCAGAAACAGCTGAGGAATGTGCAGGGACAACTGAAG GATGCCCAACTGCACCTTGATGATGCTCTGAGGGgacaagaagacatgaaggagcAGGTGGCCATGGTGGAGCGCAGGAACACTCTGATGTTGGCTGAAATTGAGGAGCTCAGAGCTGCCCTggagcagacagagagaggtcgTAAGGTGGCCGAGCAAGAGCTGGTGGATGCTAGTGAGCGTGTTGGACTGCTTCACTCTCAG AACACAAGTCTGCTGAACACCAAGAAGAAGCTTGAGACTGACCTTGTTCAAATCCAAAGTGAGGTTGATGACACTGTGCAGGAAGCAAGAAATGCAGAGGATAAGGCCAAGAAAGCTATCACTGAT GCTGCCATGATGGCAGAGGAACTCAAAAAGGAGCAGGACACCAGTGCTCACCTTGAGAGGATGAAGAAGAACCTTGAGGTCACAGTGAAGGACCTGCAGCACCGCTTGGATGAGGCTGAGAATCTGGCCATGAAGGGTGGAAAGAAACAACTCCAGAAACTGGAGTCCAGG GTGCGCGAGCTGGAATCTGAAGTTGAGGCTGAACAGAGACGTGGAGTTGATGCTGTTAAGGGTGTCCGCAAATACGAGAGAAGAGTGAAGGAACTCACTTACCAG ACTGAGGAAGACAAGAAGAATCTCACCAGACTCCAGGATCTGGTTGACAAGCTGCAGCTGAAGGTCAAGGCTTACAAGAGACAAGCTGAGGAGGCT GAGGAACAAGCCAATGGCCACCTGTCCAAGCTCAGGAAGGTGCAACATGACCTGGAAGAGGCTGAAGAGCGTGCTGACATTGCTGAGTCTCAGGTCAACAAGCTTAGAGCCAAGAGCCGTGATAGTGGCAAGGTGAGGTAG